CTGCCAACTCAGATCCTCCTCAACAACATTCTCTACGATATTTCGGAGGTGCCGATCCCTCTTGACGAAGTAGATACAGAGGACGTACGCAGTCCGCAGGTCCTGGACATGAGCTTTATTCGCAACTTCATGCTCGTCATCGGACCGATCAGTTCCGTGTTCGACTTTCTAACTTTCTACGTTATGTTAGTCGTGATGAAGGCGAATGAAGCGTTGTTCCAGACCGGCTGGTTCGTTGAATCGCTATCCACTCAGGTTTTGGTGATCTTCATCATTCGCACGCGCGGCAATCCTTTCAAAAGCCGTGCGCATCCCGTCCTCGTCGCGACATCCCTCACTATCGCTACGATGGGCGCGATACTTCCCTTTACTCCTTTGGGGCCCTATTTCGGGTTTGAGCCGCTCCCTGGTCGATTTTATTTCATATTGTCCGCGATGGTGATTGTTTATCTGGTGATTGTCGAATTCGCCAAGAAAAGCTTTTATCGCTGGCTTGGTGGAACCGGTGGTTCGAAACGCGACGAGTTCCTCCGTAATTTAGCGCTCGCTTCCGGTGGGTTGTCGCGAGAAAAACTCCAAGAGAAGAGCTGAAGCGAAACAGGGGAATATCCACAATGACTGTCGTGGGGCGTATAAGGATATGGATGCGGACCGAATGGAATACGCGCTGCTGCAACGGCCAGAGTATGGAATATGCCCCTGAGATAAGCTGGGTATTCTTTTTCGGAGGATGTATCGAATGTCGCGAGGAGCTTTCCTGACCATCATTGCGGCTATGATCACTGGGGCGATCGGATTTGGAATAGGCGTCTATGCGGTGCCGCTCGAAGAGATCGTCCAATTTCGTGCTCTGGTTAACGCCGGAATTGCCGCGATCTTTACTACTAATCACCCAGCTAATGACGATACCACTGTCGAACATCCAACAGCGCCATCGAAGGCTTCGACAGAATTCGACTCACCCGAGCGAGATCGGAGTGCTGCTAGTTCAAGTTGTGATCCACACAACACGAACTGCGTCGGCGGGTCTCCCACCAAGGGACCTATGCCAGACGAGGTTCCTAGCCGCGATGAAGCTACGCAAAATAGACCAACAAATGAAAGTGGCGGTGCCCTGCAAGCTCCGACTCCGACAAATGAGCCTGCGAGGGTCCCGTCTTCGTCGCCAAACTCAGGGAGCGAGAAGGCGCACGTAGAACCGGGCGCTCATTTAAAACCGCGCGCGAAAAAGGCCGGAGTGAAAAATTCTACACCGCGCCTCTGAGAAGTGAGGGAAGGTCGTGAGCCTCAAGAAGCGGGCATGCTCCGCGCGCATTGAGATAGCGTCAAAATTAATCGTCGCCTATAAGTGCTACGGGGTCGTGGAGGCCATTGCTCGACGCGCAATTATGGACATGTCGCCCGCCATCAGCCTTTCGAAGTAGCCGCAAGCGCTAAGCGGGTCAGCTCCGGAAGAGATTTAGCGCCCATCTTCTTCATGATCGAAGCGCGATGGTTCTCGACGGTGCGTTGGCTAATGCCAAGATCGGCCGCGATATTCTTGCTAGGGTGCCCAGCGAGGACCAAATCGAGGATCTGGCGCTGTCGCTCGGTCAGACCAGCCACGTGAGCGGCGGCATTCTCTTGCCATTCCGCCAACTTGTTCGCATCCCGCGCGTGTTCGAGCGCGCGCTTGACGCAGGCGAGCAGGTCGTCGCGGCTGATCGGCTTCTCGACGAAATCGAACGCTCCTGCCTTCATGGCCTCGACAGCCATCGTTACGTCGGCGGCGCCAGTGAGCATGATGGTCGGCGGATGCGCGCCGCGCTCCTGCAGCCGTCTCAGCAAGTCGAGTCCGTTCATCCCAGGAAGATAGGCGTCGAGCAGGAGACAGCCCTCTCGGCCCGGGTGATAGGTTTCGAGAAACTCCTCGCAGGCGTCGAATTCTTTGACGACCCGGCCATCGTCTTCGAGCACTTCCCGCAGCGTCTCGCGGACTCGCTTGTCGTCATCGACGACGGCGATGACGCCCAGCTCCCGGCCCTTGGTATCTTCGCCTGTGTTTGGAACAGGCGTGGGTGGCGACGCTGCGAAACCGGACTGCGCGAGAAGCCGTTCGGCGACCCGCATCAACTGGGCTGATTTTACGGGCTTGTTAAGCTGGACACAGTCTCCGATCGCGATCTTGTGCAAGGCGCTCGTCGATATGTCGCCGGTTAAAATAATGACCGGGATCTGGCGTTGAAGTCTTTTCCGAAGCGTCCCGGCGGCGTCGAGCCCGTCCATGCCGCTTGGAAGATTGTAGTCCGCGACAATGAGATCGGGGTGGAAGCCTTCGAGCAAAACGAGATCGAGCGCCGCAATTCCATCGGGCGCCGTCATTGTGCGATAACCCTCGTCTTCAAGGAGAAGTTTGAGGAGGTCGCAAACCTCTGGATCATCCTCGATGACCAGAACCGCGCCTGTGTGCGGAGCGCCTTTGGCTACTTCGATAATCTTGTCGCGAACGCCCCCTCCTGGCAGCGGCGCGGACTCGTCTGTCGGGACTGTGACCTCAATGGCAAAGACCGAGCCCTTCCCAATTTTAGAGGCGACGCGGACCTGATGGCCGAGCAGACCTCCTAGGCGCTGCACGATGGAAAGACCGAGCCCAAGTCCCCGTTTGCGTTCGCGCGCCGCGTTGTCGATCTGATGATACTCGTCGAAGACCGCCCGAAGTTCGCCATCGGGGATCCCGATTCCGGTGTCCCAAATCTCGATGCTCAGCATTCCCTTCCGCCGACGGCAACCGAGCAACACTTTGCCTTTTCGGGTGTACTTCAGGGCGTTAGACAACAGGTTGCGGATCATCTGCTCGAGCAGCGCCGGATCGGTGCATATCGAAAGCTTGCATGAGACCATCCGGAAGGAAAGTCCCTGCGCTTGCGCGTGAAAGACGAACTCTCCTTTCAGCCGCTCGAGAAGATCGCTGATCGGAAAGCAGACGATTTCCGGTCGGATCGTGCCTGCCTCGATTTGGTTAATGTCGAGCAGCGCGTTCAACATGCCGGACATGGCGTTCAACGTTTCGTCGAAGCGCGCGACCAGCCTCTTTGCCTTCTCTCCCTTGACGGTCTTGGCCAACAGCCCCTGCAGCAGCACGAGCGATTGTAGCGGTTGACGGAGATCATGACTTGCAGCGGCGAGAAAGCGCGACTTTGCCATATTCGCCTGTTGCGCTTGACGTTTTGCTGCTTCCAGCGCTTGCAGCGCCTGACGTCTTTCGGTGACATCGGTAAAGGTGACCACAACGCCTTCGACACGATCATCCTGGGCGCGGTAAAGCATGATCCGGCGGCTATACCAGGAGCCGGTCTGAGCCTCTATTTCTCGTTCGATCGGCAAGTGGTCTTGCAGCACCGTTTGTGCGTCCGCTAGAAGCGCGTCATCCGCCGCCAGAGACCGGAGGTCCGCCAACGGCCGGCCAACGTCTGTGGGGATGACGCTGAACAGCAGTTTGGTGGTCGGTGTAAAGAAGCGGATATTGAGATTGGCGTCCAGAAAGAGCGTCGCCACATCAGTGCTGTAGAGAACGTTTTGCAGATCGTTGGATAATATGCGCTGTCGTTCCAATGTTTCTTGGAGCTGGGCGTTGAGGGCAGTCAACTCTTCATTGAGAGATTGCAATTCCTCCTTGGAGGTCAGAAGCTCCTCGTTCGTGGATTGCAGTTCCTCATTGACGGACAACGCTTCTTGGTTGGCCGCTTTCTGCTCGTCGCTGGAAATCTCCAAATTGTGAATCGCGCCCTGAAGCTCGATTTTCGTGGCCTCGAGTTCTTGCTCAAGTTCAGCGATCCGTGAAAATTCTCCGGAAGCCACTTGGTGGCCTTGCCCGGGAGCGGGCTCAGGCTGGTCGATGAAGCAAACCAGCAGCAGCTCTTCCCCTTCGCTCACAACCGGCTGTACGTCGATGCTGAATGAATGCGTGTCACCATTTCGCTTCATCTTCCCGCCGGCGACGAAGATGCGTCTATTCTCCTGACCGGCCCGTTGAAGCGCGGCCCTGAGCTTGGTCCGCAAGCCCTCGCGCGCCATCGTGAGCAGGTTTTGAACGGGATGACCGGGCGCGACTTTCAGATAGCTGTCCGTCGGCCCGAGAAAATAGAGACAGTCATACTTGCGATTGATCAGCACAGCCGCCGGCGCGTAGGTCTCGATGACCAACCGTTGGCAAAGGTCGGCTAGGGCCGCTGGGCGCAACCCTTTCTGCTCCTGGTCCTGACGCCGGGGCGGCCCGCCTCCATAGGCGGCGCCTATCAAAGCGCTGAGGTCGCCCGGTCGGCTCCGACCGATGCGCCGATAGATTCGGTCGGATTTGGAGATCGCCTCGAAGCGACCGTCGACGTTACCAATCGTCTCGGCGCCGCCTAGGAGAACGATGCCCCCGTCGCGCAATGCGAAATGGAGCAGCGCAATCACCTTCTCCTGCGCCTCTGGACGTAGATAGATTAGAAGATTGCGACATGAAATGAGATCGAGACGCGAAAAGGGAGGATCGGCGAGTATATCCTGAACAGTGAAAACCACTGTCGAACGCAGCTCTGGCGTCACCCGGTAACAATGATCTTCGCTTGTGAAAAAGCGTGCAAGACGCCCTGCAGACACATCTTTTTCGATGGCTTCAGAGTAAAGACCTTCGCGCGCGCTGGCGACCGCGTCTGGGTCGACATCGGAAGCAAAAATCTGGAGCTTGAGGCTGCGGTTTTCTGCAACGATCTGCTCCAGGAACAGCATGGCGAGCGAATAGGTTTCTTCGCCCGTGCTACAGCCTGCGACCCATATGCGAATGTTTCGATCAGGCGCATGGTTCCTGACAATATCCGGGATGATCTTCTCGGCCAGCAGCGCGAACGTCCGAGCGTCACGAAAGAAACTCGTTACGTGGATGAGCAAGTCCTTTGCCAGAAGATCAAGCTCCTTGGCGTCGCCTCGAAGCAGGTCAAGATATTGATTCATGTCGGCGGCCTTGCCGCCAATCATCCCCATCCGCCGCTCGATCCGGCGCTCTAGCGTGCCCGGCTTGTAAAGCGTGAAGTCGTGGGCGGTCTTTGTGCGCAATAGGTCGACGATCTGCCGAAGATAATCTTCTGGGCCAGCTCGGGAATTTCCGGATTGCTCGTTTAAACCAGCCAGCCGCTGGTCATATGCGACGAGCGCCTCTCCAATCGTCGCTACAGGAAGCACCAAGTCAACCACGCCGGTCATAATCGCGCTGCGCGGCATCCCGTCAAACGCCGCTTCCGCGGGATCTTGCACGATAACGTGGCCGCGATTTTCCTTGATCGCTTTCAACCCCAGGCTGCCA
This Methylocystis iwaonis DNA region includes the following protein-coding sequences:
- a CDS encoding chemotaxis protein CheB — translated: MVVGIGASAGGLDACKKLLGNLPASDRMAFILVQHLDPTHESMMVELLSAHTSMTVVQANDRMPINPNHFYVIPPGSYLAVDEGVLRLSQPLAPHGARLPFDFLLHTLARNFGPRAVCVILSGTGTDGSLGLKAIKENRGHVIVQDPAEAAFDGMPRSAIMTGVVDLVLPVATIGEALVAYDQRLAGLNEQSGNSRAGPEDYLRQIVDLLRTKTAHDFTLYKPGTLERRIERRMGMIGGKAADMNQYLDLLRGDAKELDLLAKDLLIHVTSFFRDARTFALLAEKIIPDIVRNHAPDRNIRIWVAGCSTGEETYSLAMLFLEQIVAENRSLKLQIFASDVDPDAVASAREGLYSEAIEKDVSAGRLARFFTSEDHCYRVTPELRSTVVFTVQDILADPPFSRLDLISCRNLLIYLRPEAQEKVIALLHFALRDGGIVLLGGAETIGNVDGRFEAISKSDRIYRRIGRSRPGDLSALIGAAYGGGPPRRQDQEQKGLRPAALADLCQRLVIETYAPAAVLINRKYDCLYFLGPTDSYLKVAPGHPVQNLLTMAREGLRTKLRAALQRAGQENRRIFVAGGKMKRNGDTHSFSIDVQPVVSEGEELLLVCFIDQPEPAPGQGHQVASGEFSRIAELEQELEATKIELQGAIHNLEISSDEQKAANQEALSVNEELQSTNEELLTSKEELQSLNEELTALNAQLQETLERQRILSNDLQNVLYSTDVATLFLDANLNIRFFTPTTKLLFSVIPTDVGRPLADLRSLAADDALLADAQTVLQDHLPIEREIEAQTGSWYSRRIMLYRAQDDRVEGVVVTFTDVTERRQALQALEAAKRQAQQANMAKSRFLAAASHDLRQPLQSLVLLQGLLAKTVKGEKAKRLVARFDETLNAMSGMLNALLDINQIEAGTIRPEIVCFPISDLLERLKGEFVFHAQAQGLSFRMVSCKLSICTDPALLEQMIRNLLSNALKYTRKGKVLLGCRRRKGMLSIEIWDTGIGIPDGELRAVFDEYHQIDNAARERKRGLGLGLSIVQRLGGLLGHQVRVASKIGKGSVFAIEVTVPTDESAPLPGGGVRDKIIEVAKGAPHTGAVLVIEDDPEVCDLLKLLLEDEGYRTMTAPDGIAALDLVLLEGFHPDLIVADYNLPSGMDGLDAAGTLRKRLQRQIPVIILTGDISTSALHKIAIGDCVQLNKPVKSAQLMRVAERLLAQSGFAASPPTPVPNTGEDTKGRELGVIAVVDDDKRVRETLREVLEDDGRVVKEFDACEEFLETYHPGREGCLLLDAYLPGMNGLDLLRRLQERGAHPPTIMLTGAADVTMAVEAMKAGAFDFVEKPISRDDLLACVKRALEHARDANKLAEWQENAAAHVAGLTERQRQILDLVLAGHPSKNIAADLGISQRTVENHRASIMKKMGAKSLPELTRLALAATSKG